The Echinicola rosea genome has a segment encoding these proteins:
- a CDS encoding SusC/RagA family TonB-linked outer membrane protein: MERRITIFFISCLLLLPMLSHAQNNEITGKVSLKSDGEPLPGVAVMIEGSGTGTITDVDGNFTIQASPGSTLVFSLLGMKPQKVTISNQTNLSVQLEENLSALEEVVVVGYGVQKKSVVTGAISSVKASDLESMPINRVEQALQGRTSGLTIASSSGQPGSGATVRVRGLTTFGNNDPLWVVDGVVVDNGGIGYLNQSDIESIEVLKDAASQAIYGARAAAGVILVTTKKGEEGKMRVNYNGYYGTSAPAQKLDLLDANQYAMIRNEAATNAGNTAPFANPESYGKGTDWQDLIFNNSAKRQNHELSISGGNENSTFYASFGYLDQEGIVASDISRYKRTNFRLNSEHKLTKWLKVGQNLGYAHDKSIGLGNTNSEFGGPLSSAINLDPITPAVITDPNIANQPPYSTNPVIRDAMGRPYGISTIVAQEMSNPLAYTQTRLGNYSWSDNFVGNVYAEAEPIKGLKLRSTLGAKLSYWGSESFTPIFYLNATNVSNQTNFTRGQNRRFDWNLENTISYTKTIDKHNFTVLLGQGAYLDNRGRSTSVTFFNVPADNFDDASLNFKVPNDQRSADGSEGAGHTVSSLFARANYNYAEKYLLEALIRRDGSSRFGPNNRYGIFPSFSAGWVVSQEAFWPTNGVVDFLKVRGGYGIVGNDNIGDFAFLSTVGSGRNYAIGNTGSYAIGYSPNAPSNPDLKWEETSQANIGLEATLFGDFNITFDWYKKVTKGILQNPRIPGYVGAISNPAANVADMENRGIELELGYRKLLGEVELSLSGNVSYLENEVTNLGTDISYLSGGQSFQASSYPITRTAVGQSMNSFYGFQTQGVFQTIEEVENHTNADGEMIQPNAQPGDFIWADLDEDGQITEADRTFIGNPTPTWSYGFTASIQWNNFDLIFFGQGVAGNKIFQGLRRLDIGNANWQTEVLNRWTGPGTSNDYPRIVEGDPNKNFNNPSDFYLENGDYFRIKTLQLGYTLPKSITEKAGLNRARFYVMSENLATFTKYTGYDPEIGGGVMSIDRGIYPQARSYMLGVQIGF, from the coding sequence ATGGAAAGAAGAATTACCATTTTCTTCATTTCCTGTCTTCTCCTCCTGCCCATGCTAAGTCATGCGCAGAACAATGAGATCACAGGCAAAGTATCACTCAAAAGTGACGGGGAGCCCCTCCCCGGTGTAGCAGTAATGATCGAAGGTTCCGGCACCGGAACCATCACCGATGTTGATGGAAATTTCACCATCCAAGCCTCCCCAGGCAGCACACTGGTCTTCAGCCTCTTGGGCATGAAACCCCAAAAAGTCACCATCAGCAACCAAACCAACCTTAGTGTCCAGCTTGAAGAAAACCTCAGCGCGCTCGAAGAGGTCGTAGTGGTAGGATATGGTGTCCAGAAAAAAAGTGTCGTTACAGGAGCCATCTCCAGTGTAAAGGCCAGTGACCTGGAGAGCATGCCCATTAATCGAGTGGAACAGGCACTCCAAGGACGGACCTCAGGACTCACCATTGCCTCCAGCTCGGGTCAACCGGGTTCTGGTGCAACCGTGAGGGTTCGAGGACTCACCACTTTCGGCAATAACGATCCACTATGGGTAGTCGATGGGGTCGTGGTGGATAATGGAGGCATTGGCTACTTAAACCAATCCGACATTGAATCCATCGAAGTACTGAAAGACGCCGCTTCGCAGGCCATTTATGGCGCCAGAGCTGCCGCGGGAGTGATCCTGGTCACCACAAAAAAAGGTGAGGAAGGAAAGATGCGCGTCAACTACAATGGCTATTACGGCACCTCTGCACCAGCACAAAAGCTGGACCTACTCGATGCGAACCAATATGCCATGATCAGAAATGAAGCCGCTACCAATGCCGGTAATACAGCGCCTTTTGCCAACCCTGAAAGCTATGGCAAGGGCACGGATTGGCAGGACCTGATCTTTAACAACAGTGCCAAGCGACAAAACCATGAATTAAGCATCAGTGGCGGAAATGAAAACTCCACTTTTTATGCTTCATTTGGCTATTTGGATCAGGAAGGGATTGTGGCCAGTGATATTTCCAGGTACAAAAGAACTAACTTCCGCCTAAACTCGGAGCACAAGCTGACCAAGTGGCTGAAAGTAGGACAAAACCTTGGTTATGCCCATGACAAATCCATCGGATTGGGCAATACAAACAGTGAATTCGGCGGCCCTCTAAGCTCTGCAATCAACCTTGACCCGATCACTCCTGCCGTCATTACGGATCCCAATATTGCGAATCAGCCACCATACAGCACCAACCCAGTGATCCGGGATGCCATGGGACGACCTTATGGGATTTCTACCATTGTAGCACAGGAAATGAGCAATCCCCTTGCCTACACCCAGACTCGGCTGGGCAACTACAGCTGGTCGGACAATTTTGTAGGCAATGTCTATGCTGAGGCAGAACCGATCAAAGGACTAAAACTCCGTTCCACATTGGGAGCAAAACTCTCCTATTGGGGAAGTGAATCATTTACACCTATCTTCTACTTGAATGCCACCAATGTTTCCAACCAAACCAATTTTACCCGTGGCCAAAACAGAAGATTCGACTGGAACCTGGAAAACACCATTTCCTACACCAAAACAATCGACAAGCACAATTTCACGGTCTTACTGGGGCAAGGTGCCTATCTAGACAACCGGGGCAGAAGCACTAGCGTAACGTTCTTCAATGTCCCTGCAGACAACTTTGACGATGCTTCGCTGAATTTCAAAGTCCCCAATGACCAACGGAGCGCAGACGGCTCAGAGGGAGCAGGACATACTGTAAGCTCACTATTTGCACGGGCAAACTACAACTATGCAGAAAAATACCTTTTGGAAGCATTGATAAGGAGGGACGGATCCTCTCGATTTGGCCCCAATAACCGGTACGGGATTTTCCCTTCCTTCTCTGCAGGATGGGTAGTTTCGCAGGAAGCTTTTTGGCCCACCAACGGCGTAGTGGACTTCCTTAAAGTTCGGGGCGGTTATGGTATCGTAGGAAATGACAATATTGGTGACTTTGCCTTCCTCTCTACCGTCGGTAGTGGAAGAAATTACGCGATCGGCAATACCGGCAGCTATGCCATTGGCTATAGCCCCAATGCGCCTTCCAATCCTGACCTAAAGTGGGAAGAGACCAGCCAGGCCAATATTGGACTTGAAGCCACGCTATTCGGTGATTTTAACATCACTTTTGACTGGTACAAGAAAGTCACCAAAGGCATCCTTCAAAACCCCAGGATCCCTGGATATGTTGGCGCCATTTCAAACCCTGCCGCCAATGTAGCTGATATGGAAAACCGGGGCATTGAGCTTGAGCTTGGCTATAGAAAACTACTTGGAGAAGTGGAATTATCCCTTAGCGGAAACGTCTCCTATCTCGAAAACGAAGTCACCAACCTCGGAACCGACATCTCTTACCTTTCCGGTGGACAGAGCTTCCAGGCCAGCTCCTACCCTATCACCAGAACAGCCGTGGGACAATCCATGAATTCCTTCTATGGATTCCAGACCCAAGGCGTCTTCCAGACCATCGAAGAGGTGGAAAATCACACCAATGCCGATGGGGAAATGATCCAGCCAAATGCCCAGCCGGGAGACTTCATCTGGGCAGACCTTGACGAAGACGGCCAAATTACGGAAGCCGACCGAACTTTTATAGGCAACCCCACCCCAACCTGGTCATATGGCTTCACTGCCAGTATCCAGTGGAACAATTTTGACTTGATATTCTTTGGCCAAGGAGTGGCTGGAAACAAAATTTTCCAAGGACTAAGGCGACTGGATATTGGCAATGCCAACTGGCAAACGGAAGTCCTGAACCGCTGGACTGGCCCGGGCACTTCCAATGACTACCCAAGGATCGTAGAAGGTGATCCAAACAAAAATTTTAATAATCCTTCCGATTTCTATCTGGAAAACGGTGATTACTTCCGAATCAAAACCCTTCAATTGGGCTATACACTTCCTAAAAGTATCACCGAAAAAGCAGGCCTGAACCGCGCACGGTTCTACGTCATGAGCGAAAACCTCGCAACTTTCACCAAATACACCGGATATGACCCCGAGATTGGCGGCGGTGTGATGAGTATCGACCGCGGCATCTACCCACAGGCGAGATCTTACATGTTAGGCGTTCAAATCGGCTTTTAA
- a CDS encoding ligand-binding sensor domain-containing protein: MRSALLSLVLLVILGNYSLGQRQLAAPNIINYNNLAYKAGLQNWSTAQDKDGILYFGNNEGLLTFNGRYWKLHQLPNQTIIRSVKLDKSGRIFVGGQDDIGYFSPQANGTLKFTSLKHLIPEEDRSFADIWNIVVHNDEVFFMEYTKILHYTGNSIRVYKSNTEWKYLGAVDGRIFAQEEGHGLLSFTGEVWQPVFDSTASDLPDINGIVKAGEDSLLASSPDRGLFLINNNRITKLQTNFDSLLTNQRLNCITRINDHWIGLGTKSSGLLIMDNSGKLAQQYAYREGMQTNNVRSIFVDKNKGLWLGLDDGIDYIAINGAIKQIHPDKNKRVTGYAAAYHRDHLYIGTADGLYQFDFTEKEEDLSFSKGRFSPVKSSTGQVWNLQTINEKLLMAHEEGAFFIENSTAFQMYPAPGTWLFQPSSPILPANKVFIGTYTGLYDIEYESGAFEHQKRLKGLSESLRFMVMDYQNNRIWGSHPYRGIFRLDLSDDQSRITTTKIYTAKDGLPSDLYNYIFRIKNKIVVATEDGIYEYDQQQDQFIPSNIVNRNLKGISLQHLKEDREGNIWYVSNKNVSVIDFNQPNNDIPFTITHLPELSGKVVGGHESIYPLDQQNIFIGANKGFFHINYDKYRKNITQPDVLIGKASLFGKKDSVLFGGHRPITASQAPDEPSLPYSWNSLHFEYSSTAFGQFSNLEYSYMLEGFDRSWSSWSSKSEKDYTNLPAGHYSFKVKSRNNLGNESAISSYQFTVLPAWYNSYWSYSFYILILIGAIYFILKWQKKKHLKEQSHLKHFHQLELDRNEKEIIKLKNERLQADINFKNQELASTTMHLVQRGKVLTKIKEELMVLGKNHKLENESADFKRLLRLISEVERSDSDWDRFSVHFDHVHSNFLSTLKDKYPELTPNELKICAFLKMNLSSKEIAQLMSISLKAVEVGRYRLRKKLQLSSDTNLFDFLIQATSDPDQTDTTTPPN, from the coding sequence ATGCGCAGCGCTTTACTGTCCTTAGTTTTATTGGTGATACTAGGCAATTATAGCCTGGGACAGCGACAATTGGCGGCTCCCAACATCATCAACTATAACAACTTAGCCTACAAAGCTGGGCTGCAAAATTGGTCCACCGCACAAGATAAAGATGGAATCCTGTACTTTGGCAACAACGAAGGACTGCTCACATTTAACGGTCGCTACTGGAAACTCCATCAACTTCCCAATCAAACCATCATCCGATCGGTAAAACTGGACAAAAGCGGCCGCATATTCGTTGGGGGGCAAGATGACATTGGCTATTTTTCACCACAAGCCAACGGAACGCTCAAGTTCACCTCGCTCAAGCATCTTATCCCTGAAGAGGATCGAAGTTTTGCAGACATTTGGAACATCGTAGTCCATAATGATGAAGTATTCTTTATGGAATACACAAAAATCCTCCACTATACAGGAAACAGCATCCGGGTGTATAAATCAAACACAGAATGGAAATATTTGGGAGCAGTGGACGGACGGATATTTGCCCAAGAAGAAGGACATGGATTGCTAAGCTTTACTGGAGAAGTTTGGCAGCCGGTCTTTGACAGCACCGCTTCCGACCTCCCGGACATCAACGGAATTGTCAAAGCAGGTGAAGATTCTTTACTGGCTTCTTCTCCCGATCGCGGGCTATTCTTAATTAATAATAACAGAATCACCAAATTACAAACCAACTTCGACTCTTTACTTACCAATCAACGTCTCAACTGCATCACCCGTATCAACGACCATTGGATCGGGCTCGGCACCAAGTCCTCGGGGCTTCTGATCATGGATAATTCGGGCAAACTGGCCCAGCAATACGCCTACAGGGAAGGCATGCAAACCAATAATGTCCGAAGCATCTTTGTAGATAAAAACAAAGGACTTTGGCTCGGACTGGATGACGGCATTGACTATATCGCGATCAATGGAGCCATCAAGCAAATCCATCCGGACAAAAACAAAAGGGTCACCGGCTATGCTGCTGCTTACCACCGAGATCATTTGTATATCGGCACGGCTGACGGACTGTACCAATTTGACTTCACGGAGAAAGAAGAGGATCTCAGCTTCAGCAAGGGGAGGTTTTCACCTGTCAAATCCAGCACCGGCCAAGTATGGAACCTCCAAACCATCAACGAAAAGCTACTCATGGCCCATGAGGAAGGTGCTTTCTTTATCGAAAACTCCACGGCATTTCAGATGTATCCTGCACCGGGCACTTGGCTTTTTCAGCCTTCCTCCCCCATACTTCCCGCCAACAAAGTATTTATCGGAACCTACACAGGATTATATGATATTGAGTATGAATCAGGAGCTTTCGAACACCAAAAGCGCCTTAAAGGACTATCGGAATCGTTGCGGTTTATGGTAATGGACTACCAAAACAACCGCATATGGGGATCCCACCCTTACCGAGGAATCTTTAGACTTGACCTTTCTGACGACCAATCCCGAATCACCACCACTAAGATCTATACTGCAAAAGACGGGCTTCCATCAGACCTCTACAATTATATCTTCAGGATCAAGAACAAAATTGTAGTGGCCACCGAAGATGGCATATATGAATACGACCAGCAGCAAGACCAGTTCATCCCTTCCAATATCGTCAACCGAAACCTAAAAGGCATTAGCCTACAGCACCTGAAAGAAGATCGCGAAGGAAATATTTGGTATGTCTCTAACAAGAATGTAAGCGTGATCGATTTTAACCAACCCAACAATGACATCCCGTTTACGATCACCCACCTTCCGGAACTGTCAGGAAAAGTCGTCGGTGGACACGAAAGTATCTACCCCCTTGATCAACAGAACATCTTCATCGGTGCCAACAAGGGATTCTTTCACATCAACTATGATAAATACCGAAAAAACATCACACAACCTGATGTCCTTATCGGAAAAGCAAGCCTATTCGGAAAAAAGGACAGTGTGCTATTCGGAGGTCATAGACCAATAACGGCCTCCCAAGCTCCAGATGAGCCCTCACTACCCTATTCTTGGAACTCCCTTCACTTTGAATATTCGAGTACGGCCTTTGGCCAATTCAGCAACTTAGAATATAGCTACATGCTGGAAGGCTTTGACAGATCTTGGTCCTCATGGAGCAGCAAAAGCGAGAAAGACTACACCAACTTGCCCGCCGGCCATTATTCCTTCAAGGTAAAATCCAGAAACAACCTGGGCAATGAATCCGCAATCAGCAGCTATCAATTCACGGTCTTGCCGGCTTGGTACAATTCCTACTGGAGTTATTCTTTTTATATTCTTATACTTATAGGAGCCATTTATTTTATACTTAAATGGCAAAAGAAAAAGCACTTAAAGGAACAATCCCACCTGAAGCACTTTCACCAGCTAGAGCTGGACAGAAATGAAAAAGAAATCATCAAACTAAAAAATGAAAGGCTTCAGGCGGACATCAATTTCAAAAACCAAGAACTGGCCTCCACCACCATGCACTTGGTACAGCGAGGCAAGGTGCTTACTAAAATCAAAGAGGAACTTATGGTACTGGGCAAAAACCATAAGCTGGAAAACGAATCTGCTGACTTCAAGCGGCTTCTAAGACTGATCAGTGAAGTGGAACGCAGCGACAGCGACTGGGATCGCTTTTCCGTACACTTTGACCATGTCCATTCGAATTTCCTAAGTACATTAAAAGATAAATATCCAGAACTCACCCCCAATGAGCTCAAGATTTGTGCGTTCTTAAAAATGAACCTTAGTTCAAAGGAAATCGCCCAACTGATGAGTATCTCACTGAAAGCAGTGGAGGTAGGCAGGTACCGATTACGTAAGAAACTTCAACTTTCTTCGGACACCAATCTATTTGATTTCTTGATCCAGGCCACCAGTGACCCCGATCAAACTGACACTACCACTCCTCCAAACTAA
- a CDS encoding M20/M25/M40 family metallo-hydrolase, producing MGCTVAAQISDTKITEDEIEEHLMFLTSSKTKGRYPGTAGNRRVVKYIRSEFEQYGLKSFNGDFLQKFNAKLKAAEGSGKEVKTWNVVGYIEGNDNHYKREYVVIGAHYDHLGHGGPSSKKPGSNEIHPGADDNASGVSALLEIAEKLAKNRYMLDRSVIFVAFGAEEQGLLGSKYFVEHLPVDKDRVKLMINMDMIGRLNTEKQVYMGGAGTFPGGVKLMKELGIQMGLTPIVHAGEVGGSDHVSFYKEGISAVGLHTGGHPEYHRPEDTMDLINISGERTIAEYIYKVLLRLVHEDYELRFINQD from the coding sequence ATGGGATGCACAGTAGCGGCCCAGATAAGTGACACCAAAATTACAGAGGATGAGATTGAAGAGCATCTGATGTTTTTAACCTCATCCAAAACAAAAGGCCGGTACCCTGGTACTGCTGGAAACCGTAGGGTGGTAAAGTATATAAGATCCGAATTTGAGCAGTATGGCCTTAAAAGTTTTAATGGGGATTTTCTTCAGAAATTTAATGCCAAGCTAAAAGCTGCAGAGGGATCTGGCAAGGAGGTGAAGACCTGGAATGTGGTAGGCTATATTGAGGGAAATGATAATCATTACAAAAGGGAATATGTCGTGATCGGAGCCCATTATGATCATTTGGGACATGGCGGTCCTTCATCAAAGAAGCCCGGTAGCAATGAAATTCATCCTGGAGCTGATGACAATGCCAGTGGCGTGTCGGCCTTGTTGGAAATAGCTGAAAAGTTGGCCAAAAATAGGTATATGCTGGATAGGAGTGTGATATTTGTGGCTTTTGGAGCAGAAGAACAAGGGCTTTTGGGATCGAAGTATTTTGTGGAGCATCTTCCGGTGGATAAGGATAGGGTAAAGCTTATGATCAACATGGATATGATCGGCAGGTTAAACACCGAAAAGCAAGTTTATATGGGCGGTGCAGGTACTTTTCCTGGCGGAGTTAAGCTTATGAAGGAGCTGGGCATACAAATGGGATTGACGCCTATCGTACATGCTGGTGAGGTCGGCGGGTCTGATCACGTTTCTTTTTACAAAGAGGGGATTTCTGCCGTGGGCCTCCATACAGGGGGGCATCCTGAATACCATCGCCCTGAAGATACCATGGACTTGATCAATATTAGTGGGGAAAGGACGATTGCGGAGTACATTTACAAGGTATTGCTGCGTTTGGTCCATGAGGATTAC